A genomic window from Salvia miltiorrhiza cultivar Shanhuang (shh) chromosome 5, IMPLAD_Smil_shh, whole genome shotgun sequence includes:
- the LOC130987104 gene encoding ubiquinol oxidase 2, mitochondrial-like isoform X2 yields MSRRAVLQVSKLLDKQSRNTTAIFNGATKISKNSTFANYEIFRVAPVLGGRHQNNTISSVSGETKEEKTKLGLGGENVKNDQGGKSVVSSYWGVATPQVRKADGSPWRWNCFRPWETYTADTTIDVKKHHEAKTFMDKFAYWTVQSLKYPTHLFFQRRHMCHAMLLETVAAVPGMVGGMMLHLKSLRRFEQSGGWIKALLEEAENERMHLMTFLELSQPKWTERALVIAVQGVFFNAYFAAYLLSPKLAHRIVGYLEEEAVNSYTDFLHDLEKGIVQNQPAPAIAIDYWRLPPNSTLKDVVTVIRADEAHHRDLNHFASVTNFSDLRFSFFLLWNSRILCLWNSILRGCGCKIGELF; encoded by the exons ATGAGCCGTCGTGCCGTCTTGCAAGTTTCCAAGTTGCTCGACAAACAGTCTCGAAACACAACGGCTATATTCAATGGTGCTaccaaaatttcaaaaaactCTACATTCGCAAATTATGAAATCTTTAGAGTAGCTCCAGTGCTCGGGGGTAGACATCAGAACAACACGATCAGCTCAGTATCAGGGGAGACTAAAGAAGAAAAGACAAAATTAGGGCTCGGTGGCGAAAATGTAAAGAATGATCAAGGTGGCAAGAGCGTCGTTAGCAGCTATTGGGGGGTGGCGACTCCTCAGGTGCGCAAGGCCGATGGCTCGCCGTGGCGGTGGAACTGCTTTCGGCCATGGGAGACGTACACTGCAGACACTACTATTGATGTAAAGAAGCACCATGAAGCTAAGACGTTTATGGACAAGTTTGCTTATTGGACTGTCCAATCTCTCAAATACCCAACACACCTATTTTTTCAG AGGCGGCACATGTGCCACGCGATGCTGCTGGAGACGGTGGCGGCGGTGCCGGGGATGGTGGGGGGAATGATGCTCCACCTGAAATCGCTGCGGCGGTTCGAGCAGAGCGGCGGATGGATCAAGGCGCTGCTGGAAGAAGCGGAGAATGAGCGGATGCATCTGATGACCTTCCTGGAACTGTCGCAGCCGAAATGGACGGAGCGCGCCCTAGTTATTGCGGTGCAGGGCGTCTTCTTCAACGCCTATTTCGCCGCCTACCTGCTGTCGCCCAAGCTTGCCCACCGCATCGTCGGATACCTCGAGGAGGAGGCGGTCAATTCCTACACCGACTTCCTCCACGATCTGGAGAAGGGGATCGTCCAGAATCAGCCGGCGCCGGCCATCGCCATCGATTACTGGCGCCTGCCGCCCAATTCCACGCTCAAGGACGTCGTCACCGTCATCCGAGCCGACGAGGCGCACCACCGTGACCTCAACCACTTCGCTTCGGTAACAAACTTTTCCGATcttcgtttttcattttttcttctttggaATTCCAGAATTTTGTGTTTGTGGAATTCAAtacttaggggg tgtGGGTGTAAAATAGgcgaattattttaa
- the LOC130987104 gene encoding ubiquinol oxidase 2, mitochondrial-like isoform X1, whose translation MSRRAVLQVSKLLDKQSRNTTAIFNGATKISKNSTFANYEIFRVAPVLGGRHQNNTISSVSGETKEEKTKLGLGGENVKNDQGGKSVVSSYWGVATPQVRKADGSPWRWNCFRPWETYTADTTIDVKKHHEAKTFMDKFAYWTVQSLKYPTHLFFQRRHMCHAMLLETVAAVPGMVGGMMLHLKSLRRFEQSGGWIKALLEEAENERMHLMTFLELSQPKWTERALVIAVQGVFFNAYFAAYLLSPKLAHRIVGYLEEEAVNSYTDFLHDLEKGIVQNQPAPAIAIDYWRLPPNSTLKDVVTVIRADEAHHRDLNHFASVTNFSDLRFSFFLLWNSRILCLWNSILRGANYFKKYSYFYNGYLNFEKQ comes from the exons ATGAGCCGTCGTGCCGTCTTGCAAGTTTCCAAGTTGCTCGACAAACAGTCTCGAAACACAACGGCTATATTCAATGGTGCTaccaaaatttcaaaaaactCTACATTCGCAAATTATGAAATCTTTAGAGTAGCTCCAGTGCTCGGGGGTAGACATCAGAACAACACGATCAGCTCAGTATCAGGGGAGACTAAAGAAGAAAAGACAAAATTAGGGCTCGGTGGCGAAAATGTAAAGAATGATCAAGGTGGCAAGAGCGTCGTTAGCAGCTATTGGGGGGTGGCGACTCCTCAGGTGCGCAAGGCCGATGGCTCGCCGTGGCGGTGGAACTGCTTTCGGCCATGGGAGACGTACACTGCAGACACTACTATTGATGTAAAGAAGCACCATGAAGCTAAGACGTTTATGGACAAGTTTGCTTATTGGACTGTCCAATCTCTCAAATACCCAACACACCTATTTTTTCAG AGGCGGCACATGTGCCACGCGATGCTGCTGGAGACGGTGGCGGCGGTGCCGGGGATGGTGGGGGGAATGATGCTCCACCTGAAATCGCTGCGGCGGTTCGAGCAGAGCGGCGGATGGATCAAGGCGCTGCTGGAAGAAGCGGAGAATGAGCGGATGCATCTGATGACCTTCCTGGAACTGTCGCAGCCGAAATGGACGGAGCGCGCCCTAGTTATTGCGGTGCAGGGCGTCTTCTTCAACGCCTATTTCGCCGCCTACCTGCTGTCGCCCAAGCTTGCCCACCGCATCGTCGGATACCTCGAGGAGGAGGCGGTCAATTCCTACACCGACTTCCTCCACGATCTGGAGAAGGGGATCGTCCAGAATCAGCCGGCGCCGGCCATCGCCATCGATTACTGGCGCCTGCCGCCCAATTCCACGCTCAAGGACGTCGTCACCGTCATCCGAGCCGACGAGGCGCACCACCGTGACCTCAACCACTTCGCTTCGGTAACAAACTTTTCCGATcttcgtttttcattttttcttctttggaATTCCAGAATTTTGTGTTTGTGGAATTCAAtacttaggggg gcgaattattttaaaaaatattcgtATTTTTATA
- the LOC130987104 gene encoding ubiquinol oxidase 2, mitochondrial-like isoform X3: MSRRAVLQVSKLLDKQSRNTTAIFNGATKISKNSTFANYEIFRVAPVLGGRHQNNTISSVSGETKEEKTKLGLGGENVKNDQGGKSVVSSYWGVATPQVRKADGSPWRWNCFRPWETYTADTTIDVKKHHEAKTFMDKFAYWTVQSLKYPTHLFFQRRHMCHAMLLETVAAVPGMVGGMMLHLKSLRRFEQSGGWIKALLEEAENERMHLMTFLELSQPKWTERALVIAVQGVFFNAYFAAYLLSPKLAHRIVGYLEEEAVNSYTDFLHDLEKGIVQNQPAPAIAIDYWRLPPNSTLKDVVTVIRADEAHHRDLNHFASDIQCQGHELKEYPAPLGYH, encoded by the exons ATGAGCCGTCGTGCCGTCTTGCAAGTTTCCAAGTTGCTCGACAAACAGTCTCGAAACACAACGGCTATATTCAATGGTGCTaccaaaatttcaaaaaactCTACATTCGCAAATTATGAAATCTTTAGAGTAGCTCCAGTGCTCGGGGGTAGACATCAGAACAACACGATCAGCTCAGTATCAGGGGAGACTAAAGAAGAAAAGACAAAATTAGGGCTCGGTGGCGAAAATGTAAAGAATGATCAAGGTGGCAAGAGCGTCGTTAGCAGCTATTGGGGGGTGGCGACTCCTCAGGTGCGCAAGGCCGATGGCTCGCCGTGGCGGTGGAACTGCTTTCGGCCATGGGAGACGTACACTGCAGACACTACTATTGATGTAAAGAAGCACCATGAAGCTAAGACGTTTATGGACAAGTTTGCTTATTGGACTGTCCAATCTCTCAAATACCCAACACACCTATTTTTTCAG AGGCGGCACATGTGCCACGCGATGCTGCTGGAGACGGTGGCGGCGGTGCCGGGGATGGTGGGGGGAATGATGCTCCACCTGAAATCGCTGCGGCGGTTCGAGCAGAGCGGCGGATGGATCAAGGCGCTGCTGGAAGAAGCGGAGAATGAGCGGATGCATCTGATGACCTTCCTGGAACTGTCGCAGCCGAAATGGACGGAGCGCGCCCTAGTTATTGCGGTGCAGGGCGTCTTCTTCAACGCCTATTTCGCCGCCTACCTGCTGTCGCCCAAGCTTGCCCACCGCATCGTCGGATACCTCGAGGAGGAGGCGGTCAATTCCTACACCGACTTCCTCCACGATCTGGAGAAGGGGATCGTCCAGAATCAGCCGGCGCCGGCCATCGCCATCGATTACTGGCGCCTGCCGCCCAATTCCACGCTCAAGGACGTCGTCACCGTCATCCGAGCCGACGAGGCGCACCACCGTGACCTCAACCACTTCGCTTCG
- the LOC130987102 gene encoding uncharacterized protein LOC130987102 yields the protein MNFFCSHFINPKTQHTSSSSSSSSSPLQRTQHSSSNRSPSFRRCTLLQIAALVSDAALFFSSFLYLIEFSISRAKSLNLDHRMENSYSEESVNSFERKHCRHGECNLLRSFSTANPGRRFWRCRFGNLPGDCKYFVWYDEPFDGRAKAALLHCIRKSNVLVEKEQKVAAEKFQELKDDLEFKMHKYRVENRSLKETKCRLHSLCCVLIVTYVFMMLWILGGRVEFVSNTRRRLPM from the exons atgaattttttttgcagCCATTTTATTAACCCTAAAACGCAGCAcacttcgtcttcttcttcttcttcttcttctcctcttcaaAGAACACAGCACTCTTCTTCAAATCGCAGCCCTAGTTTCAGACGCTGCACTCTTCTTCAAATCGCAGCCCTAGTTTCAGACGCTGcactcttcttctcctctttcttATATCttattgaattttcaatttctcGAGCAAAATCTCTCAACCTAGATCATAGAATGGAGAACTCTTACAGTGAGGAGTCTGTGAATTCATTTGAGAGAAAGCACTGCCGTCATGGAGAATGTAATCTCCTTCGATCATTTAGTACAGCTAATCCAGGTAGGAGGTTTTGGAGATGTCGATTTGGAAATTTG CCGGGTGATTGCAAGTATTTTGTGTGGTACGATGAGCCATTTGATGGAAGAGCAAAAGCGGCTCTACTACATTGCATACGGAAAAGCAACGTATTGGTTGAGAAGGAGCAAAAGGTTGCAGCCGAGAAATTTCAAGAATTGAAGGACGACCTAGAGTTCAAGATGCATAAGTATCGTGTTGAAAATAGATCATTGAAGGAGACGAAGTGTAGACTTCATAGTTTGTGTTGTGTATTGATTGTAACATATGTGTTTATGATGCTTTGGATTTTAGGAGGTCGAGTTGAGTTTGTATCGAACACCCGTCGTCGTCTTCCTATGTAA